A single Equus quagga isolate Etosha38 chromosome 8, UCLA_HA_Equagga_1.0, whole genome shotgun sequence DNA region contains:
- the GPR141 gene encoding probable G-protein coupled receptor 141, protein MANHSNSSCNPLPTASLTGLYCVVLIGGLVGIISILFLLVKMNTRSVTTTAVINLVVIHSVFLLTVPFRLIYLIENTWGFGLPFCKFVSAMLHIHMYLTFLFYVVILVIRYLIFFKRKDKVEFYRKLHAVAASTGLWLLVIVIVVPLIFSHYGTSETYNEEDCFRFHKELNHVYAQVVNYMIVTIVIAIAVILLVFQIFIIVSMVRKLRHSLLSHQEFWAQLKNLFFIGVIFVCFLPYHFFRIYYLHVVAHSGECINSVASYNEIFLSVTAISCFDLLLFVLGGSHWFKQKIIDLWNCLLCH, encoded by the coding sequence ATGGCTAACCACAGTAATTCCTCCTGCAATCCTTTACCGACAGCTTCTTTAACTGGGCTCTACTGCGTGGTGCTCATTGGAGGACTGGTGggcatcatctccattttgttcTTACTGGTGAAAATGAACACCCGGTCTGTGACCACCACAGCAGTCATTAACCTGGTAGTGATCCACAGTGTTTTTCTGCTGACAGTGCCTTTTCGCTTGATCTATCTCATTGAGAACACTTGGGGATTTGGATTGCCCTTCTGCAAATTTGTGAGTGCCATGCTGCACATCCACATGTACCTCACATTCCTGTTCTACGTGGTGATCCTGGTCATTAGGTACCTCATCTTCTTCAAGCGCAAGGACAAAGTGGAATTCTACAGAAAACTGCATGCTGTGGCTGCCAGTACTGGCTTGTGGCTTCTGGTGATTGTCATTGTGGTGCCCCTGATTTTTTCTCATTATGGAACTTCTGAGACGTATAATGAGGAAgactgttttagattccacaaagaACTTAACCATGTATATGCGCAAGTGGTCAACTATATGATAGTCACTATTGTCATAGCTATTGCAGTGATTCTCTTGGTCTTCCAGATCTTCATCATTGTGTCAATGGTGCGGAAGCTACGCCACTCCTTACTATCCCACCAGGAGTTCTGGGCCCAGTTGAAAAACCTATTTTTTATAGGGGTcatttttgtttgcttccttCCCTACCATTTCTTTAGAATCTATTATTTGCATGTTGTGGCACACTCAGGTGAATGTATCAACAGTGTTGCATCCTATAATGAAATCTTCTTGAGTGTAACAGCAATTAGCTGCTTTGATTTGCTGCTCTTTGTTCTTGGGGGAAGCCATTGGTTTAAGCAAAAGATAATTGATCTATGGAACTGCCTTTTGTGCCATTAG